The proteins below come from a single Macrobrachium rosenbergii isolate ZJJX-2024 chromosome 50, ASM4041242v1, whole genome shotgun sequence genomic window:
- the LOC136832695 gene encoding transmembrane reductase CYB561D2, translating into MLQNILRVAGAAFIVYITILARPGSSLFSFHPVLMTLSFTGAMTEAIFIFTKYGLASGSLRSTRVTAHWIVIGIAALCHFIGYAVIYYNKEINNKPHNTSWHGFLGLIASVLFWIQLSVGIFAKYPQLLKNVMPLKRLRASHALFGMLIFISGMGAMILALWSTWFVSNASPAAFYGAMGLYITLALTAVIVFTKKYAQLLF; encoded by the exons ATGTTGCAGAACATACTACGGGTAGCTGGAGCTGCGTTTATAGTTTATATTACTATTTTAGCCAGACCGGGATcgagtttgttttcctttcaccCAGTGCTGATGACATTATCA TTCACAGGAGCAATGACTGAAGCCATATTCATTTTTACCAAGTATGGACTTGCATCAGGATCCCTCCGTAGCACAAGAGTTACAGCACACTGGATAGTGATTGGCATAGCAGCCCTATGCCACTTTATAGGATATGCTGTCATTTACtacaataaggaaataaataacaaacctcACAATACTTCATGGCATGGATTTCTGGGACTGATTGCATCCGTTTTATTTTGGATTCAACTTTCTGTGGGGATTTTTGCAAAATACCCTCAGCTACTTAAAAATGTTATGCCTCTAAAAAGATTAAGAGCAAGTCATGCATTATTTGGTATGCTGATTTTTATCAGTGGCATGGGGGCAATGATATTAGCTCTATGGAGTACCTGGTTTGTTAGCAATGCATCTCCCGCTGCATTTTATGGTGCAATGGGATTGTATATTACACTTGCCTTAACTGCAGTTATTGTATTTACAAAGAAGTATGCACAGTTGTTGTTCTGA
- the LOC136832696 gene encoding apoptosis regulatory protein Siva: protein MPKRSYPFGDGDSYGPQHKVHVGEKQLANGVSSQDKMKAVYDKTLSLLYRGAKNIMNNNVEPMDFMPAIQKDIRSNLHQMVLTPQGTLVKPHHAVDVISGRLEGPSVCVSCKTMIKFTRPPCSYCECTFCDKCARSCHLCKGDFCTNCSLTIYLQEERVVCLSCC, encoded by the exons ATGCCAAAGAGGTCTTATCCGTTCGGCGATGGAGACTCGTATGGACCTCAGCACAAGGTCCACGTGGGCGAAAAGCAATTGGCTAATGGCGTGTCCagtcaagataaaatgaaagcgGTTTATG ataagacgttaagtttgttgtACCGTGGAGCTAAGAATATAATGAACAACAATGTGGAACCCATGGACTTTATGCCAGCGATCCAGAAAGATATACGATCAAATCTTCACCAAATGGTTCTTACACCACAAGGAACGTTAGTCAAGCCTCATCATGCAGTAGAT gttATAAGTGGACGTTTGGAAGGGCCTAGTGTATGCGTCAGCTGCAAAACTATGATAAAGTTTACCAGGCCGCCATGCTCATACTGTgagtgcactttttgtgataagtGCGCTAGGTCATGCCACCTCTGCAAGGGAGACTTTTGTACCAATTGTTCATTAACAAT ATACCTCCAGGAGGAACGGGTCGTATGTTTAAGCTGTTGttaa